A single window of Nicotiana tomentosiformis chromosome 1, ASM39032v3, whole genome shotgun sequence DNA harbors:
- the LOC138891585 gene encoding uncharacterized mitochondrial protein AtMg00860-like → MAYPTNVKQLRGFLGLPEYYRKFIRGYRLISRPLTDLVKKDNFNWSEAAEQTFKELKIALTSAHVLALPNYSLPFVVETDISGTRIGTVLMHNDHPIAFISKGLAPGHVILSVYEREFWL, encoded by the coding sequence ATGGCCTACCCTACTAATGTTAAGCAGTTGAGGGGCTTCCTTGGCCTGCCTGaatattacagaaagtttattAGGGGATATAGACTCATTAGTAGACCCTTAACTGATCTGGTCAAAAAGGATAACTTTAATTGGTCTGAAGCTGCAGAACAAACTTTCAAGGAGTTGAAAATAGCCCTCACTTCTGCTCATGTGCTAGCTTTGCCTAACTATAGCCTTCCATTTGTGGTGGAAACAGATATAAGTGGTACAAGAATTGGGACTGTTCTTATGCATAATGATCATCCTATTGCTTTTATTAGCAAGGGACTTGCTCCTGGGCATGTTATTTTATCAGTCTATGAAAGGGAATTCTGGCTCTAG